Proteins encoded in a region of the Babesia bovis T2Bo chromosome 4 map unlocalized Chr4_2, whole genome shotgun sequence genome:
- a CDS encoding putative Peptidyl-prolyl cis-trans isomerase NIMA-interacting 1, translating into MAMDHGPSTVRCAHILLKHTGSRNPINRNTNQRVTRSKEEAISMVRDYRNTIMSAPERDREFRRIATSISECSSASKGGDLGFFSREQMQASFSNAAFNLQVGEISDLVDSDSGIHIIYRIA; encoded by the coding sequence ATGGCAATGGATCATGGCCCTAGTACTGTGCGCTGCGCCCACATCCTGTTGAAGCATACCGGTTCAAGGAATCCTATCAACAGGAACACTAACCAGCGTGTAACTCGATCTAAGGAAGAAGCTATATCAATGGTACGGGACTATCGTAACACAATCATGTCGGCTCCGGAGCGCGACAGAGAGTTCAGAAGAATAGCTACATCTATTTCCGAGTGTTCAAGCGCCAGTAAGGGTGGGGATTTAGGATTCTTCAGTCGTGAGCAAATGCAAGCTTCATTCTCAAATGCCGCGTTCAATTTGCAAGTTGGAGAGATCAGTGACCTTGTGGACAGCGACTCTGGCATACACATAATATACAGAATAGCTTAA
- a CDS encoding TAP42-like family protein has product MGDGSDQDILNRLFQKAFAQYWMIQWCHEGYENLRPFSAELDAALMLWNDSLSTIDGDEAGSSSITTNMPVTTNSSIENERLAKIRALDQLDKAFRIIAIGSDALSLLSSNDELEDIHTESLKYLMLPYLSASVTVQKPDMAHRPNILRRAVVYITEFMNTLSRLGILEESQAKYWDRGLGEVPTGRRNFKIEATRHQTELLNILRPLLNSAEAVERFIAEANSNSKDEETARSHMMSILHLFSSDAISLYDMIQTEIPMLERFMNERATGKQEESRPVPRSKPWTIHVDGVSKLDPTTIHFLYKKLVFMPGHNLPEISLDECARLEMEMDVKLIGSKANDKGNKPQSECSDDSERSESEYTDDSRDDEEVAKEKAKWDDWKDDHPRGSGNKNRNVG; this is encoded by the exons ATGGGTGACGGCTCCGACCAAGATATACTGAATAGATTGTTCCAGAAGGCATTTGCGCAGTATTGGATGATACAATGGTGTCATGAAGGCTATGAAAACTTGCGTCCATTTTCCGCGGAGCTTGATGCTGCCTTGATGCTCTGGAATGATTCTTTAAGTACCATAGATGGAGATGAGGCAGGTAGTTCTTCGATCACTACGAATATGCCTGTCACAACTAACTCCAGCATAGAGAATGAACGTCTTGCTAAAATACGTGCTCTGGATCAATTGGATAAAGCATTCCGGATCATAGCGATAGGTTCCGATGCTCTAAGCCTACTCTCTAGTAATGATGAACTGGAGGATATACACACAGAGTCGTTGAAGTATCTAATGCTGCCATATCTTAGTGCGTCTGTGACAGTACAAAAGCCGGATATGGCACATAGACCTAATATACTTAGGCGGGCCGTAGTGTACATAACCGAGTTCATGAACACATTATCTAGACTTGGGATACTTGAGGAATCTCAAGCTAAATACTGGGATCGTGGCCTGGGTGAAGTACCAACTGGGCGTAGgaattttaaaatagaaGCAACAAGGCATCAAACTGAGTTGCTTAATATACTTAGGCCATTGCTGAATTCGGCGGAGGCCGTTGAACGCTTCATTGCTGAAGCGAATTCAAACTCAAAAGACGAAGAAACAGCAAGATCGCATATGATGTCTATTCTGCATCTATTTTCCTCAGATGCCATCTCACTATACGATATGATACAAACT GAAATACCAATGCTAGAGAGATTCATGAACGAGAGAGCTACAGGAAAACAAGAGGAATCTAGACCTGTACCCAGGTCAAAACCATGGACTATACACGTGGATGGAGTGTCGAAATTAGACCCAACCACAATCCACTTCTTGTACAAGAAACTAGTATTCATGCCAGGTCATA ATTTACCTGAAATATCACTGGATGAATGCGCAAGGCTAGAAATGGAAATGGATGTCAAGTTAATAGGAAGCAAGGCAAATGATAAGGGTAATAAACCACAGAGTGAATGTAGTGACGATAGCGAACGTAGCGAATCTGAATACACAGACGACTCACgcgatgatgaagaagtGGCCAAGGAAAAGGCCAAATGGGATGATTGGAAAGACGATCACCCAAGAGGTAGCGGTAATAAAAACCGGAACGTAGGGTGA
- a CDS encoding ribonuclease family protein, with protein MCRLDTRSKGSYFICAVYTCVLALYHKTDARTLRHAAGCLTPSFIKSHQILSRTQCCMLRNCDFAKHRDADYDSSGLDDELDFDLNESSSLLGDDRILIFSDQQNGSDSRDPGSEHFDTSGTKPVDHIVDAIPPGNSAVDDIDATGDEHGTNLGKSSDRYALGAPLSSLSAGVGNSSFVQASSTQKRGNLGKNAIYAQLQRTMVFLKSFISKEKPLMYESIDSFVRSLDGNLSRKSSLGLDTDMRGAVSRYHTLEASIQHDLSDIMSRCQNGLNAKVSEGRTVLRGLTKSLGMHGSECMPDLNLLIDQLVDEYIDTENVHRLSVMSSVTSWLRYKFISTVDSIIPLRPMQNIVSLVSSLHKSIGSIISRLTLDDTNAELFTEGSLYRYYEMRKAYIHTPSIWSKENRPLSPPLNGQWRLTFLGTGARRPTKTRLTSSILFSRADAPLWLFDCGEGAFSSIWDAGHSPLRVKRIFITHLHGDHCYGLFSFLSTLSPTGALEIYGPRGLSKFIADVLASSSKSQSLGQFIVNEFVKSHHVLKEPEMPFKLRYIYPNSRMQYVAHEDSICIVRAAPLVHSINTVGYVVEEKVTEDARCDKSGGDTPECSVPGRKVVICQDTSDSRLLQPLAMDADVLIHESTINPPTNSGSEMLLRLVRNARGGNVTRTLLRRVDEVLQTEEMKFQLYHTTTENVRHHYYRNLHLLRDSMQRYELLEGAWSEVVESTNQDLCDTSSNSLTPQSSDKCWKSLVKRLNALLRLYGAAHSMSRVVSKLDGLVDLMSGLRQTCHQGGAMPKSRIMQGNIRSLAIEILEDSGFTVDHKSGDPGASTKLSRDLDRLAPLIFRYWHDIIGPTVPIRESGVYGRHEWERLYNEYAKFSGHSTCLQAGDFAARTRARKLILTHFSQNTPDGVDRDTVLTMARIVHSALRGYYRRRNDSYVTPVTIGAAWDMFTITL; from the coding sequence ATGTGTCGTTTAGACACAAGGTCGAAGGGGTCGTACTTCATCTGCGCAGTATATACATGCGTTTTAGCGCTATATCATAAAACTGATGCCCGAACTCTTCGTCATGCTGCTGGATGTTTGACTCCGTCATTTATAAAATCGCACCAAATACTATCCCGTACGCAATGTTGCATGCTACGCAATTGTGACTTTGCTAAGCATAGAGATGCTGACTATGATTCTTCGGGGTTAGACGATGAATTAGATTTTGACCTTAACGAAAGTTCGAGCTTGCTGGGTGATGACCGCATTTTGATATTCAGTGATCAACAGAATGGTTCAGATTCACGTGATCCCGGAAGCGAGCACTTCGACACTTCTGGTACGAAACCAGTTGATCACATTGTTGACGCTATTCCTCCAGGCAATTCTGCtgttgatgatatagaCGCCACTGGAGATGAACATGGTACTAACTTGGGCAAGTCATCTGACAGATATGCGTTGGGTGCTCCACTATCAAGCTTATCTGCAGGGGTAGGGAACTCTAGCTTTGTACAAGCTTCATCTACACAGAAGCGCGGTAATCTCGGTAAGAATGCTATATATGCGCAACTTCAACGTACCATGGTTTTTTTGAAATCGTTTATATCTAAGGAAAAGCCCCTGATGTACGAATCGATAGACTCATTTGTGCGTAGTTTAGACGGAAATTTGTCTAGAAAGTCTAGTTTAGGTCTGGACACTGACATGCGTGGAGCAGTATCTCGATATCACACTTTGGAAGCGAGCATTCAACATGATCTTTCGGATATAATGTCTCGGTGTCAAAACGGTTTAAATGCTAAAGTTAGTGAGGGTCGTACTGTTTTAAGAGGTTTGACCAAATCGCTTGGTATGCATGGTTCGGAATGTATGCCTGATTTAAATTTGTTGATTGACCAATTGGTTGATGAGTATATAGACACAGAAAATGTTCATCGTCTGTCTGTGATGAGTTCTGTTACCTCCTGGTTACGATATAAATTCATTTCAACTGTAGATTCAATTATCCCTTTGCGACCTATGCAAAACATAGTTTCACTAGTTTCGTCATTGCATAAATCAATAGGTTCGATCATATCGCGTCTTACTTTAGATGATACCAATGCTGAACTCTTCACTGAGGGATCTCTATATAGGTACTATGAAATGCGCAAGGCCTATATCCATACACCATCTATTTGGTCAAAGGAGAACAGGCCACTTTCACCACCGTTGAACGGTCAATGGCGGCTAACATTCCTTGGTACAGGTGCACGCAGGCCTACTAAGACTCGCCTTACATCCAGTATACTATTTTCTAGGGCTGACGCTCCTTTATGGTTATTTGACTGTGGCGAGGGTGCCTTTAGCAGTATTTGGGATGCTGGGCACTCGCCATTGCGAGTAAAGAGGATTTTCATAACTCATCTTCATGGTGATCATTGTTATGGTCTATTTTCCTTCCTTAGCACTTTATCTCCTACCGGTGCGCTTGAGATCTATGGTCCTCGTGGCCTTTCAAAGTTCATTGCTGATGTACTCGCCTCATCATCAAAATCGCAGTCACTGGGCCAATTTATTGTGAATGAGTTTGTGAAGTCCCATCACGTTTTAAAGGAGCCTGAGATGCCATTTAAGTTGAGGTACATATACCCTAATTCTCGTATGCAGTACGTTGCTCACGAGGACAGCATTTGCATCGTTAGGGCAGCTCCGTTGGTCCACAGCATCAATACTGTCGGCTACGTGGTTGAGGAAAAGGTTACTGAAGATGCCCGGTGCGATAAATCTGGTGGAGATACTCCCGAGTGTTCAGTGCCCGGGCGCAAGGTTGTAATATGCCAGGATACTTCCGACAGCCGTTTGCTACagccattggcaatggatGCAGATGTGTTAATCCATGAGTCTACTATTAACCCACCCACTAATAGCGGTTCTGAAATGCTGCTTCGGCTTGTTAGGAATGCCCGTGGCGGTAATGTAACGCGTACGTTGTTGCGTCGTGTGGATGAGGTACTACAGACTGAGGAGATGAAGTTTCAGTTATACCACACTACAACGGAAAACGTCAGGCATCATTATTATCGCAACCTCCATCTATTGCGTGACTCCATGCAACGCTATGAGCTCTTGGAGGGTGCTTGGTCCGAGGTGGTTGAATCCACGAACCAAGATCTATGTGATACGTCTAGTAATTCCTTGACTCCACAAAGTTCTGACAAGTGTTGGAAGTCATTGGTCAAGCGGTTGAATGCTCTATTACGTCTGTATGGTGCTGCGCATAGCATGTCACGTGTTGTTTCCAAACTTGACGGGTTGGTTGACCTAATGTCAGGTTTGCGCCAGACCTGTCATCAAGGTGGCGCCATGCCTAAGAGCCGCATAATGCAAGGAAACATACGTTCACTAGCTATTGAGATTCTAGAGGACTCTGGCTTCACAGTGGACCACAAATCTGGTGACCCAGGGGCTAGTACCAAGTTAAGTCGTGATTTAGATCGTTTGGCTCCTTTAATATTCAGGTATTGGCATGACATTATAGGTCCCACTGTACCCATTCGTGAGAGTGGAGTTTACGGCCGTCACGAGTGGGAGCGTCTGTATAATGAATATGCCAAGTTCAGTGGCCATTCTACATGTCTTCAGGCCGGTGACTTCGCGGCTCGCACTCGAGCTCGTAAGCTCATCCTCACTCACTTTTCTCAGAATACACCTGACGGAGTTGATCGCGACACGGTTTTGACAATGGCACGAATAGTCCACTCGGCTCTCCGTGGATACTATCGCAGACGCAATGATTCTTATGTCACGCCTGTTACCATTGGCGCCGCTTGGGACATGTTCACCATTACCCTGTGA
- a CDS encoding putative N-acetylglucosamine-1-phosphate transferase codes for MKGNRLPMTRYNGLVVVPNLSFYKLAPIILLLPYLCLVATVCYVRTSGMRTTILLSTCFPVSLIVYKTTPSLIIALKKGGFCNINLNAEDGAPKVPEPGSLWACTIYLLHVTILVAFSEKYSVINLFSGAILGIGIMTLLGLIDDMIPLRYFTKISAPALAMTPVFMAIGFTDVQSMPEFTSKLFGLNIRYTWIYCIIKILLTIFFVNAINIHAGINGLEIGQSIIIALFLVLHSCIEIAKFRLAPDVTSMESVDKHLMSLMLLLPFLSVNLGLICYNWYPASTFVGNIYTSMAGTLFAVVGLVCECSLLMLLLFIPQLINFVVSIPQLIGILPCPRFRAPRYNAGTGLLEHTSHYTLLNMLLRALGPMSEQKLSFICLVAQVLCCFIGLSAYHCLIMRI; via the exons ATGAAAGGTAATAGGCTGCCAATGACACGGTATAATGGCCTGGTTGTTGTTCCTAATTTGAGCTTTTACAAACTGGCACCTATTATACTATTGCTGCCGTATTTATGTTTAGTTGCTACAGTATGTTACGTTCGTACCAGTGGTATGCGTACGACAATTCTACTAAGTACATGCTTTCCTGTATCGTTAATTGTCTACAAGACGACTCCATCACTGATTATCGCACTTAAGAAGGGAG GcttttgtaatataaatCTCAATGCAGAGGATGGTGCTCCAAAGGTACCAGAGCCCGGTTCACTTTGGGCGTGTACCATTTACTTGTTACACGTTACAATCCTGGTAGCCTTCAGCGAGAAATACTCTGTTATTAATTTGTTCAGCGGTGCCATATTAGGCATTGGCATCATGACGTTATTG GGATTAATTGATGATATGATCCCTCTACGTTATTTCACTAAAATCAGTGCGCCTGCATTAG CAATGACTCCAGTATTCATGGCTATTGGTTTTACTGATGTTCAGTCAATGCCCGAATTCACCTCTAAGTTGTTTGGTCTTAACATCCGTTATACATGGATTTATTGCATCATTAAGATATTATTGACTATATTTTTTGTTAATGCCATAAACATACACGCTG GCATCAACGGGCTTGAGATTGGCCAATCGATAATAATCGCTCTATTCCTTGTGCTACATAGCTGTATA GAAATCGCAAAATTTCGTCTTGCCCCTGACGTTACATCCATGGAGTCAGTGGACAAGCACCTGATGTCGTTGATGCTTCTGTTGCCATTTCTATCGGTAAATCTGGGATTAATCTGCTATAATTGGTACCCGGCATCAACATTCGTAGGGAACATATACACCTCTATGGCT GGCACTTTGTTTGCTGTTGTAGGATTGGTTTGCGAATGCTCTTTATTAATGCTTTTGCTTTTCATTCCTCAGTTGATTAACTTTGTAGTTTCCATTCCACAG CTTATAGGAATCCTACCTTGTCCAAGATTTAGGGCTCCTAG ATACAATGCTGGTACGGGTTTGTTAGAACATACAAGCCACTACACATTGCTAAATATGTTATTACGC GCTCTCGGCCCCATGAGCGAGCAAAAATTAAGCTTTATTTGTCTAGTAGCGCAAGTATTATGCTGCTTTATAGGTTTATCTGCGTATCACTGTCTGATAATGCGGATTTAA
- a CDS encoding AMP-binding enzyme family protein translates to MENLLQYSNYGSVPGFYAVPVPDTAQTGYSPIYRNAAVDTIKTALDYGNFHNMWDVFQHGLKKNPDAPCIGKRAVNPDGTRGAYSFMTYKQVETFALLIGSALSQLLIEPQISEDPTVKDARMVGLFVPNCLEWLILEQACNAYAYTLVPIYNTLGHESIHTILLNSRISVLLCTPDTVKIMFTVLEQGTEGVELKTIILIESEKVPDEFAENKYGFKFILWKDLEEMGRNAQLPVSPAEPDHLALISYTSGTSGVPKGVMITQANITNLIVVTCEEHVKRSFPENPFERHISYLPMAHLFEKNFVNAVYYSGGCIGLYSGDITKLLDDVQELKPTFFLGVPRLFQRIHDRIMADVQRRGIIKRTLFNIALNHKINNLEENHSYSSLFWDRVVFNKIKKLLGGEVRWMFVGSASMNPEIIKRLRAIFGVPLLWGYSLTECCAGTTAQNFYDTDPTECGGPIPNQVYRVRSLPDMEYDAEAPNPRGELLIRGNSVMKGYYRNPKATSETIVDGWLHTGDVVEIQPSGAIRIIDRVKNVFKLAQGEYVSPELVESIISLSPLVAQSFVYGDSHQVAPVAIVIPDEDVIKRWKGENGMESMSFKDVCRTPELRKAILEDITRLFDENRLRGFEKVKAIYVDHELFAVENDLLTVTAKLRRHKVRERYAEQIKELYAELAAASKA, encoded by the exons ATGGAGAATTTGTTACAATACTCCAACTATGGCTCCGTGCCAGGATTTTATGCCGTACCTGTTCCAGATACCGCTCAAACTG GTTACTCTCCAATCTACAGGAATGCTGCCGTTGATACAATCAAAACCGCCCTCGACTATGGAAACTTCCACAATAT GTGGGATGTCTTCCAGCATGGTCTTAAGAAAAACCCCGATGCCCCCTGTATTGGAAAGCGTGCAGTAAACCCTGATGGAACCCGCGGCGCATACAGTTTTATGACTTACAAGCAG GTTGAAACCTTCGCATTGTTGATTGGAAGTGCCCTGAGCCAACTGTTGATCGAACCTCAAATTTCAGAAGACCCAACTGTAAAGGATGCAAGAATGGTCGGTCTATTCGTCCCCAACTGTCTAGAGTGGCTCATACTCGAACAAGCCTGCAATGCTTACGCCTATACCCTAGTTCCAATCTATAATACACTGGGACATGAATCGATACATACGATATTGTTAAATTCACGAATATCTGTGCTTCTTTGTACACCGGACACCGTGAAGATCATGTTCACCGTTCTTGAACAAGGAACTGAAGGAGTGGAACTGAAAACCATCATCCTTATCGAATCAGAAAAGGTACCCGATGAGTTTGCAGAAAACAAGTACGGTTTCAAATTCATCCTATGGAAAGATTTGGAAGAAATGGGCAGAAATGCCCAACTACCAGTTTCACCAGCTGAACCTGATCACCTTGCACTGATATCGTACACATCTGGAACCAGTGGTGTACCCAAGGGTGTCATGATTACACAAGCCAACATTACCAACCTCATTGTGGTCACATGTGAAGAAC ATGTCAAGAGGTCCTTCCCCGAAAATCCATTTGAAAGGCACATTAGCTACCTTCCCATGGCCCACTTATTCGAAAAGAACTTTGTTAACGCCGTCTATTACAGCGGTGGATGCATTGGTTTGTATTCGGGTGATATCACCAAGCTGTTAGACGATGTACAGGAGCTTAAACCCACGTTCTTCCTGGGTGTACCACGTCTATTCCAACGTATCCATGACAGAATCATGGCCGATGTGCAACGAAGGGGTATCATTAAACGTACACTTTTCAACATAGCACTCAACCACAAGATTAACAACTTGGAGGAGAACCACAGCTACTCATCCCTCTTCTGGGATCGTGTTGTGTTCAATAAAATAAAGAAACTTCTAGGAGGAGAAGTAAGGTGGATGTTCGTAGGATCCGCCAGTATGAACCCTGAAATTATTAAGCGCTTGCGTGCCATTTTCGGGGTACCATTGCTCTGGGGATATTCACTTACAGAATGCTGTGCCGGTACCACAGCACAAAACTTCTACGATACCGATCCCACTGAATGTGGAGGACCTATACCCAACCAGGTCTACCGTGTGCGTTCATTGCCAGATATGGAATATGACGCTGAAGCACCCAATCCACGCGGAGAATTGCTTATACGCGGTAACAGTGTCATGAAGGGTTATTATCGCAACCCAAAGGCTACCAGTGAAACTATTGTAGACGGGTGGCTCCACACAGGAGATGTTGTCGAGATTCAACCAAGCGGTGCAATCCGTATCATCGACCGTGTCAAAAATGTATTCAAACTAGCTCAGGGTGAATATGTGTCACCAGAACTAGTGGAATCTATCATATCGCTTTCACCATTGGTGGCACAATCTTTTGTATATGGTGACTCACACCAAGTCGCACCCGTAGCCATCGTTATCCCAGATGAAGATGTCATCAAAAGATGGAAGGGTGAGAATGGTATGGAAAGTATGTCATTTAAAGATGTTTGCCGCACACCAGAACTTCGTAAGGCTATCTTAGAAGATATTACACGATTGTTCGACGAGAATCGCTTGAGAGGATTCGAAAAGGTGAAGGCCATCTACGTGGATCATGAACTGTTCGCCGTAGAAAATGATTTGTTGACTGTAACTGCTAAACTGCGTCGCCACAAGGTCCGTGAACGCTATGCAGAACAGATCAAAGAGCTATATGCAGAACTGGCTGCCGCCAGCAAGGCATAA
- a CDS encoding RecF/RecN/SMC (structural maintenance of chromosomes) N terminal domain family protein: MSDDEGFNLEDSTAYARTASRLPAEFEGVAGKVIRVQLVNFLNHENLVVNCSPYLNMIFGMNGQGKSAIVQGMALCFGGYGHSAGRDTALAHYIKDYHLRSGPNFARVELTIANHGDNAYKPDVYGDVITITRKIQRTSSAFYMGGTLIKKMAVPKRELKAYFRHIQMNIGSPTTYMDQETSKSFFFHSNPSSFYKYYAAAAGLIEMEENLNTEKQNLEDCKAELKVRKRVLVPDKEKLRDISKQIRLFEEKVNEWKSAKLMYKLSQYRSYKEKYEALKETYDRFSESNPREEISKLNDSIALFEAEQTALKTEMETLSSDTFIQKERITTITDQIAMAEDSINDQNSRIAANQESIVQVETAMNNLDNDISAMEAEPADVDMQRLENELEDCKTEYEEIDKKQKDLMVKASDLEDNIAEVEVQLRAVRNDIEDQRRENASLLLGGSSTARFAHMRRALYRYDVDDVRKDIYNMRKNGLFAHSPIGPIGEFLVVSHDIPNWKVMPVVERHLYNMLQTWVVATEKDRRALESLLVKHGCNRNQARVMKSNIFMHPSLIEKLNIEAIQTMHEASILRYLAIKEVPPVLIQILSDTCDIGNTVICLDDEQMDNILKDAPSNISTVYSMSSLKSARYINGVLHKTPCYDKHPFSYEYVRKTQENEKDRSKKQEERKDSGVEREASLCTLANSLSKELDGSKARLDDLKADLENIRQEKISIIRKRTRLEADLREEIEQLQTTNHSSKYNKYCEAINEIRNEYKNQLTDLNNEKEKLEKERDALQSKKNKHQEDLGSANDKLKETLKRISGIKVDIQKIQQRVNIQKTQIKALEKNMKDYHFKLDEYMNDMNEAENRLRTHQEQLDTEGIDYSVELPNKTPDEYLRIINLSNDVLQRMVDDARNVESHLISLRETHDEFEKSLKEKETRLSETTENYRRHKQNYMKRCKRFQECRDRIERKAKRTFKRTLEIVTGYDGNLVFNDVDRTLEIQIHNRQQSYSRAHVATDLKTLSGGEQSAIQLSMLQSMAAISYSPVHMFDEVDVYMDESTRIKNIESLVGFAARNKDRQFFLVTPHSELAKHIKESYPDISKIFNVAKEI; this comes from the exons ATGAGTGATGATGAGGGATTCAATCTTGAAGATTCCACGGCATATGCAAGAACGGCTTCTAGGTTGCCTGCAG AATTTGAAGGAGTGGCAGGGAAAGTTATTCGAGTACAACTAGTTAACTTCCTCAATCATGAAAACCTAGTTGTCAACTGCTCACCATATCTCAATATGATTTTTGGTATGAATGGGC AGGGTAAAAGTGCTATTGTACAGGGTATGGCACTCTGCTTTGGAGGTTATGGTCATTCCGCTGGCCGTGATACAGCTTTGGCACATTACATAAAAGATTACCATCTTCGAAGCGGACCCAA tTTCGCAAGAGTAGAGCTAACAATTGCAAACCATGGTGATAACGCCTACAAACCAGATGTATACGGCGATGTCATCACCATTACGAGGAAGATCCAACGTACAAGTTCAGCTTTTTACATGGGAGGTACATTGATTAAGAAGATGGCTGTACCCAAAAGAGAATTAAAGGCATATTTCCGtcatatacaaatgaat ATCGGTAGTCCTACAACATACATGGACCAGGAAACAAGCAAATCATTCTTCTTCCACTCTAATCCAAGTAGCTTCTATAAATACTATGCCGCTGCTGCAGGATTAATAGAAATGGAAGAAAATCTAAACACAGAGAAGCAAAACCTAGAGGATTGTAAAGCAGAGCTGAAAGTCCGAAAACGTGTACTAGTACCGGATAAAGAGAAATTGCGTGATATTTCAAAACAGATCAGATTGTTCGAAGAAAAGGTTAACGAGTGGAAATCGGCTAAACTAATGTATAAGCTTTCGCAATATCGATCGTACAAGGAAAAATACGAGGCCTTAAAGGAAACGTATGACAGATTTTCAGAGAGTAACCCTAGAGAAGAAATCTCAAAACTCAACGATTCCATAGCTCTCTTCGAAGCTGAACAAACTGCCCTAAAAACTGAAATGGAAACACTATCGTCGGATACATTCATACAAAAGGAGCGGATTACTACAATTACAGACCAAATTGCAATGGCTGAAGACTCTATAAACGATCAAAACTCACGTATCGCAGCTAACCAGGAATCAATAGTCCAGGTAGAAACGGCAATGAATAACTTAGATAACGATATATCTGCAATGGAAGCGGAGCCTGCAGATGTAGATATGCAGCGTCTAGAAAATGAATTAGAAGATTGCAAAACGGAATATGAAGAAATCGATAAGAAGCAAAAGGACTTAATGGTTAAAGCGTCGGATTTAGAAGATAATATCGCTGAAGTTGAGGTTCAACTAAGAGCAGTCCGCAATGACATTGAAGATCAGAGACGTGAAAACGCTTCGTTGTTACTTGGCGGGTCATCTACGGCACGATTTGCACATATGCGCAGAGCTCTATACAGATATGATGTGGATGACGTAAGgaaagatatatacaatatgaGGAAAAATGGACTATTTGCCCATTCACCAATAGGGCCCATAGGTGAATTTCTCGTAGTTAGCCATGACATACCTAATTGGAAGGTAATGCCTGTAGTGGAAAGACACCTTTACAATATGCTTCAAACATGGGTTGTAGCAACGGAAAAGGATCGCCGTGCTTTAGAAAGTCTTCTGGTAAAGCATGGTTGCAACAGGAACCAAGCCAGAGTTATGAAGAGCAATATTTTTATGCATCCAAGCTTGATAGAAAAGTTGAATATCGAGGCAATCCAAACTATGCATGAGGCTTCAATCCTTCGCTACCTAGCCATTAAGGAAGTACCACCGGTGTTGATCCAAATACTGTCAGATACATGTGATATTGGTAATACCGTAATATGCCTTGATGATGAGCAGATGGATAATATCCTTAAAGATGCACCATCTAATATCTCTACGGTGTACTCTATGTCATCTCTAAAAAGTGCTCGTTATATAAACGGGGTCCTCCATAAAACTCCTTGCTATGATAAGCACCCTTTTTCATATGAATACGTAAGAAAAACGcaagaaaatgaaaaggATCGTTCTAAAAAGCAGGAGGAACGTAAAGATAGTGGCGTCGAACGAGAAGCATCATTATGTACCCTTGCAAATTCACTGTCTAAGGAGTTGGACGGATCCAAAGCACGTCTTGATGACTTAAAAGCTGATCTGGAAAATATACGTCAAgaaaaaatatcaataatTCGTAAGAGGACTCGTTTGGAAGCAGACTTGAGGGAAGAAATAGAGCAATTGCAAACGACAAATCATAGCAGTAAGTATAATAAATACTGCGAGGCAATCAACGAGATAagaaatgaatataaaaatCAGTTGACGGATTTAAATAATGAAAAGGAAAAGTTAGAAAAGGAGAGGGATGCACTACAATCAaaaaaaaacaaacatcAAGAGGATCTAGGATCCGCTAATGATAAATTAAAGGAAACCTTGAAACGTATATCTGGGATTAAAGTCGACATTCAAAAAATACAACAACGTGTAAATATTCAAAAAACACAAATTAAAGCACTTGAAAAAAATATGAAGGATTATCACTTCAAACTAGATGAATATATGAACGATATGAATGAAGCTGAGAACAGGTTACGTACGCACCAAGAACAATTAGACACGGAAGGCATAGATTATAGTGTGGAATTACCCAATAAGACTCCAGATGAATACCTCCGTATCATAAATCTCAGTAATGATGTTTTACAACGGATGGTTGATGATGCACGCAATGTCGAATCACATCTAATATCCCTGCGTGAAACCCATGATGAATTTGAAAAATCCTTAAAGGAAAAAGAGACGCGCTTGTCTGAAACAACAGAAAATTATCGACGCCATAAACAAAACTATATGAAACGCTGCAAACGTTTTCAAGAGTGTCGTGATCGTATTGAACGTAAGGCCAAACGTACATTTAAGCGTACATTGGAAATTGTTACGGGATATGATGGGAACTTGGTATTTAATGACGTAGATCGCACATTGGAAATACAAATTCATAACAGACAACAATCGTATTCCCGTGCCCATGTAGCAACAGATTTAAAG ACCCTTAGCGGAGGAGAGCAATCGGCTATACAGCTTTCCATGCTACAAAGCATGGCCGCTATATCTTATTCTCCAGTCCATATGTTTGACGAAGTCGATGTATATATGGACGAAAGCACCCGAATTAAAAA CATTGAATCACTGGTCGGGTTCGCAGCAAGAAATAAAGATCGTCAGTTCTTCCTAGTTACTCCGCACTCTGAATTGGCTAAACATATAAAAG AAAGTTATCCTGATATAAGCAAAATATTCAACGTAGCTAAAGAGATATAG